A region of Campylobacter armoricus DNA encodes the following proteins:
- a CDS encoding AAC(3) family N-acetyltransferase, whose amino-acid sequence MKYIFKCNNKKYSNKDLIESFYKLGIQKNDILCIHSELMKFGIPLLPRNEFLQTIIDCFFEVIGKEGTLIMPTFTYSFCKNEVYNKINSKSNVGVLTEYFRKLGGVKRTNDPIFSFAIKGAKEELFLKETTSCFGENSVYDVLTKQNGRLILFGSKIAGYTFSHFIEEKARVPYRYFKNFSGKISYENGKIECKNIKYYVRKLDENSDLDVGKQVDILKNDNNFNILNFSNAHIININAKNYLEKTLKALESNPYCLLKE is encoded by the coding sequence ATGAAATATATATTTAAATGCAACAATAAAAAATATTCTAATAAAGATTTAATCGAATCTTTTTATAAACTCGGTATTCAAAAAAATGATATATTATGCATTCATAGTGAATTAATGAAATTTGGCATACCTTTACTTCCTAGAAATGAATTTTTACAAACTATAATTGATTGCTTTTTTGAAGTTATAGGTAAAGAAGGAACACTTATAATGCCTACTTTTACTTATAGTTTTTGTAAAAATGAAGTATATAATAAAATAAATTCTAAAAGTAATGTTGGGGTTTTAACAGAATATTTTCGCAAACTGGGGGGGGTAAAACGCACAAATGATCCTATATTTTCTTTTGCTATAAAAGGAGCTAAAGAAGAATTATTTTTAAAAGAGACTACAAGTTGTTTTGGAGAAAACTCTGTATATGATGTTTTAACAAAACAAAACGGCAGACTAATTTTGTTCGGATCTAAGATAGCTGGATATACTTTTAGTCATTTTATAGAAGAAAAAGCTCGCGTTCCATATAGATATTTTAAAAATTTTAGTGGTAAAATCTCTTATGAAAATGGTAAAATAGAATGTAAAAATATTAAATATTATGTTAGAAAATTAGACGAAAATTCAGATTTAGATGTCGGCAAACAAGTGGATATTTTAAAAAATGATAATAATTTTAATATTTTAAATTTTTCTAATGCTCATATAATAAACATTAATGCGAAAAATTATTTAGAAAAAACATTAAAAGCATTAGAAAGCAATCCCTATTGTTTATTAAAGGAGTAA
- a CDS encoding 3-oxoacyl-ACP synthase — protein MNIKLYNHSIKAVSIVLPKNPLHKEDELKLCNINERKYQLLQENSGIYNHFISDKQTYASDLATQALEILFEKNIICKNELDLLVFTSFTPDYLAPACTSLIHKNLNLSEHTLCFDMLGFCPGFLQSLFQVFLALNHTHIQKVVLICASVKSKAIDTQKDKITFLNNSDSASAILIEKNTNTKEEAFFSQKVYSAQCLEETLPFNGFNHNSNETIQVNNNLAFSFIMQNYPVFFQDFFDYFKLEKNNFDEFFIHSSSNFSKQKLLEELKLATKEDAILKNYGNTTINKLPLELASYMGGGINKFSLEALEQVSPLMHVA, from the coding sequence ATGAACATAAAACTATATAATCATTCCATTAAAGCTGTCAGTATTGTTTTACCTAAAAATCCACTCCACAAAGAAGATGAATTAAAGCTTTGCAATATAAATGAAAGAAAATATCAACTCTTACAAGAAAATTCAGGAATTTACAATCACTTTATAAGTGATAAGCAAACATATGCAAGCGATTTAGCTACACAAGCTTTAGAAATACTTTTTGAAAAAAATATCATTTGTAAAAATGAACTTGATTTACTTGTTTTTACAAGCTTTACACCAGATTATTTAGCACCAGCTTGCACTAGTTTAATTCATAAAAATTTAAATTTAAGCGAACACACTCTGTGTTTTGATATGTTGGGATTTTGCCCTGGATTTTTACAAAGTCTTTTTCAAGTTTTTTTAGCATTAAATCACACACATATTCAAAAAGTAGTTTTAATATGCGCCAGTGTAAAAAGCAAGGCAATTGACACTCAAAAAGACAAAATCACCTTTTTAAACAATAGCGATAGTGCAAGTGCTATTTTAATAGAAAAAAATACCAATACAAAAGAAGAAGCTTTTTTCTCTCAAAAAGTTTATTCTGCTCAATGTCTAGAAGAAACTCTACCCTTTAATGGATTTAATCACAACTCAAATGAAACTATACAAGTTAATAATAATCTAGCTTTTTCTTTTATCATGCAAAACTATCCAGTATTTTTTCAAGATTTTTTTGACTATTTTAAATTAGAAAAAAATAATTTTGATGAATTTTTCATTCATTCTTCAAGTAATTTTTCTAAACAAAAATTACTTGAAGAACTAAAATTAGCCACCAAAGAAGATGCTATCCTTAAAAACTACGGAAATACTACTATAAATAAATTACCTTTAGAACTTGCTTCATACATGGGGGGGGGTATAAACAAATTTTCCTTGGAAGCTTTGGAACAGGTATCACCTTTAATGCATGTAGCTTAA
- a CDS encoding phosphopantetheine-binding protein — protein sequence MQQIQDFFNKIDREDINENMQNLLSDDIIDSLDIMALVAEIEKHYKKPLKAEFIKAENFENFKDIKEMIKQAMQ from the coding sequence ATGCAACAAATACAAGATTTTTTTAACAAAATAGATAGAGAAGATATTAATGAAAATATGCAAAATTTACTTAGCGATGACATAATAGATAGTTTGGATATTATGGCTTTAGTGGCTGAGATAGAAAAACACTATAAAAAACCCCTGAAAGCAGAGTTTATCAAAGCTGAAAATTTTGAAAATTTTAAAGATATTAAAGAAATGATAAAACAAGCGATGCAATGA
- a CDS encoding DUF2920 family protein yields the protein MIINQTYSIDSCDDVELNIKRKSKLDFKLIYDDSKEIEALVCIIPGLGGDINDNLYIEEYCARNYNVAVLSVNYHCIGNRPQTGALFYINELDKLILKTSLEAIGIKLPIDVQNLKTYDEFYCVVDVVNKFIEKLKKEKELSEDYYLYLSIGFEPTKNEYQNYGIMQAMDILNAILYIKANFPFKITAGGGIKTILVGASHGGYLANLCAKIAPWSVDSILDNSSHMTLNHNLWRFIGFGREIDYIKYCSAGLTHIFKNIKLAAFDKTYWTSNSSSPNYFSNARKIIREPLNKEHLKTQSLYSKPKYIAYHSKFDQYVPLKEREDYFDILKELGFEIDFTKITSEKEIDGKFIKNLQHGCGIPMKLLIKKHLNEILKEPLQDKTCKKEISYECDDLIYTFKEENNQIKLKINKC from the coding sequence ATGATTATAAATCAAACATATTCCATAGACTCTTGTGATGATGTAGAATTAAATATAAAAAGAAAAAGCAAGCTTGATTTTAAACTCATTTATGATGATAGTAAAGAAATAGAAGCTTTAGTTTGTATTATACCTGGATTAGGTGGAGATATAAATGATAATTTATACATAGAAGAATATTGTGCAAGAAATTATAATGTAGCTGTTTTAAGTGTAAATTATCACTGCATAGGTAATCGTCCTCAAACCGGAGCATTATTTTATATCAATGAGTTAGATAAGCTGATTTTAAAAACAAGTCTAGAAGCAATTGGAATAAAACTTCCTATAGATGTGCAAAATTTAAAAACATATGATGAGTTTTATTGCGTGGTAGATGTTGTAAATAAATTTATAGAAAAATTAAAAAAGGAAAAAGAACTTAGTGAAGATTATTATTTATACCTAAGCATAGGTTTTGAACCAACTAAAAATGAATATCAAAATTATGGTATTATGCAAGCAATGGATATATTAAATGCTATTTTATATATAAAAGCCAATTTTCCTTTTAAAATTACAGCGGGGGGGGGTATAAAGACCATTTTAGTAGGTGCTTCACATGGAGGATATTTGGCGAATTTATGTGCAAAAATAGCTCCTTGGAGTGTTGATAGTATTTTAGATAATTCTTCTCATATGACTTTGAATCATAATTTATGGAGATTCATAGGATTTGGAAGAGAGATTGATTATATTAAGTATTGTAGTGCAGGACTTACACACATTTTTAAAAATATAAAACTTGCTGCTTTTGATAAAACTTATTGGACTTCTAATTCTTCTTCGCCAAATTATTTTTCAAATGCTAGAAAAATAATAAGAGAACCATTAAATAAAGAACATTTAAAAACTCAAAGTTTATATTCAAAACCAAAATACATTGCTTATCATTCTAAATTTGATCAATATGTTCCTTTAAAAGAAAGAGAAGATTATTTTGATATTTTAAAAGAATTAGGATTTGAAATCGATTTTACCAAAATAACAAGCGAAAAAGAAATAGATGGAAAATTTATTAAAAATTTACAGCATGGTTGTGGAATACCCATGAAATTACTTATTAAAAAACATTTAAATGAAATTTTAAAAGAACCTTTGCAAGATAAAACTTGCAAAAAAGAAATTTCTTATGAGTGTGATGATTTAATTTATACTTTTAAAGAAGAAAATAACCAAATAAAATTAAAAATTAATAAATGTTAG
- a CDS encoding DUF2920 family protein, giving the protein MIINKTYEINSCDDVELNIKRESKLEYRITYDDSKKMKAVVFSIGGFGVNFNIAFLDFDRKFLCEKFDVVVVDVFYHCFCARKSINEKYNPKILPNEDDINAMKDTLIKLGANAFVNQDNFFDFIPFINAKVQEMKDNANIDENAKIILSYDFIPPNNEYQNYGIMAAIDHINALKDIMKNYPEFKSLPKIYGGGSYGGYLALLISKIAPWYVDGVVDNSGVVLPHLPHVLGRSMDIGEFAFNEKNICILCYVKKYWNMNKTSPYCFSDDNYMIRVILNSKHLYEQSKMNKNIIYVSYHSLKDEGAPVQNKIELFESYKLLGFDTTLHIVKDEADIDGKYIKSLEHGLRMTNRALFKKELPILLEKFQGKKFDMKEDSISYPCKDKIFTFKDFKDRFGLEITRL; this is encoded by the coding sequence ATGATAATCAATAAAACCTATGAAATCAATTCTTGCGATGATGTAGAATTAAATATTAAAAGAGAAAGTAAATTAGAATACAGAATTACTTATGATGATAGCAAAAAAATGAAAGCTGTAGTGTTTTCCATAGGTGGTTTTGGGGTAAATTTTAATATAGCTTTTTTAGATTTTGATAGAAAATTTTTATGTGAAAAATTTGATGTGGTTGTTGTTGATGTATTTTATCATTGTTTTTGTGCTAGAAAAAGCATAAATGAAAAATATAACCCAAAAATACTTCCAAATGAAGATGATATAAACGCAATGAAAGATACGCTAATTAAATTAGGAGCTAATGCTTTTGTAAATCAAGATAATTTTTTTGATTTTATCCCATTTATAAATGCGAAAGTTCAAGAAATGAAAGACAATGCAAATATAGATGAAAATGCAAAAATCATTTTATCTTATGATTTTATCCCGCCCAACAATGAATATCAAAACTACGGCATTATGGCTGCAATTGATCATATCAATGCTTTAAAAGATATTATGAAAAATTATCCTGAGTTTAAATCTTTACCTAAGATTTATGGGGGGGGGTCTTATGGAGGTTATTTAGCGTTGCTTATTTCAAAAATAGCTCCTTGGTATGTAGATGGAGTCGTTGATAACTCAGGAGTTGTTCTACCACATTTGCCACATGTTTTAGGAAGATCAATGGATATAGGAGAATTTGCCTTTAATGAAAAAAATATTTGTATATTATGTTATGTTAAAAAGTATTGGAATATGAACAAAACTTCTCCTTATTGTTTTAGTGATGATAACTACATGATAAGAGTTATTTTAAATTCAAAGCATTTATATGAACAAAGTAAAATGAATAAGAATATTATTTATGTGAGCTATCATAGTTTAAAAGATGAAGGTGCTCCAGTGCAAAATAAAATAGAGCTTTTTGAAAGTTACAAACTCTTAGGATTTGATACAACTTTGCATATTGTTAAAGATGAAGCAGATATAGATGGTAAGTATATAAAGAGTTTAGAGCATGGATTAAGAATGACAAATAGAGCTTTATTTAAAAAAGAATTACCTATATTGCTTGAAAAATTTCAGGGTAAAAAATTTGATATGAAAGAAGATAGTATATCTTATCCTTGTAAAGATAAGATATTTACTTTTAAAGATTTTAAAGATCGATTTGGACTCGAAATTACACGACTTTGA
- a CDS encoding amino acid adenylation domain-containing protein, producing MITHIDDFLQESVTKFGSKNAFVEFNGKGITYKEFDDLSKKIASEILSKFLTKNTQNPVLIILPKGIDCLLSFFSVAKSGNFYTLLDEKSPKERVEKVIEVLKPRLLITSRKLNLDYNLDTIYAEDFEKFSIDENALSNALTNHIDTNLLYVFFTSGSTGIPKGVSISHKSVIDYTFWVCETFKLNHEDILANQAPFYFDNSILDIFSSIKMGATLHILPNHLFAFPNKILEYLEREKITTIFWVPSVLIYFANTNALDTFKLKHLNKILFCGEIMPNKQLNTWRKHLPDALFANLYGPTEITDVCSFYIVNRQFSDDELLPIGNACKNTQLLVFDENLNLITPNQVGIKGELYVRGTCLSLGYYSDKEKTKQAFVQNPLHDNYLDLLYKTGDVVAYNEFGELLCYGRIDYQIKYMGHRIELGEIESVINSHENVKNCACIFKEEIICFYESKEELDFKNFLKEKLPAYMIPKKFIKIDYFALNANGKIDRKILSGMV from the coding sequence ATGATAACTCATATTGATGATTTTTTACAAGAAAGTGTTACTAAATTTGGGAGTAAAAATGCTTTTGTTGAATTTAATGGCAAAGGTATAACTTATAAAGAATTTGATGATTTAAGCAAGAAAATAGCTAGTGAAATTCTTTCTAAATTTCTTACAAAAAATACGCAAAATCCTGTGTTAATCATACTTCCTAAAGGGATTGATTGTTTGCTTTCTTTTTTTAGTGTAGCAAAAAGTGGAAATTTCTACACACTTTTAGATGAAAAAAGCCCTAAAGAGCGTGTAGAAAAAGTCATAGAAGTTTTAAAGCCAAGACTTTTAATCACCTCTAGAAAATTAAATTTAGATTATAATCTTGATACTATTTATGCAGAAGATTTTGAAAAATTTTCTATAGATGAAAACGCTTTAAGTAATGCCTTAACAAATCACATAGATACAAACTTACTTTATGTGTTTTTCACAAGTGGAAGTACAGGAATACCAAAAGGAGTAAGTATAAGCCATAAAAGTGTAATTGATTATACTTTTTGGGTGTGTGAGACTTTTAAACTAAATCATGAAGATATATTGGCAAATCAAGCACCATTTTATTTTGATAATAGTATTTTAGATATATTTAGCTCTATCAAAATGGGAGCAACACTTCATATACTGCCAAATCATCTTTTTGCTTTTCCAAATAAAATTTTGGAATATTTAGAGCGAGAAAAAATAACAACAATTTTTTGGGTGCCTTCAGTGTTAATTTATTTTGCAAATACCAATGCTCTTGACACCTTCAAACTAAAGCATTTAAATAAAATTCTTTTTTGCGGTGAAATTATGCCAAATAAACAACTCAACACTTGGCGCAAACATCTTCCTGATGCTTTGTTTGCTAATCTTTATGGGCCTACTGAAATCACCGATGTATGTTCTTTTTATATAGTTAATAGGCAATTTAGTGATGATGAACTTTTACCTATAGGAAATGCTTGTAAAAACACTCAACTTTTAGTTTTTGATGAAAATTTAAATTTAATCACCCCAAATCAAGTAGGCATTAAAGGTGAGCTTTATGTAAGAGGAACTTGTCTTTCACTAGGATATTATAGTGATAAAGAAAAAACAAAACAAGCTTTTGTGCAAAATCCTTTGCATGATAATTATTTAGATTTGCTTTATAAAACAGGCGATGTGGTAGCCTATAATGAATTTGGCGAACTTTTATGCTATGGAAGAATAGATTATCAAATCAAATATATGGGTCATCGTATAGAACTTGGAGAAATAGAAAGTGTGATAAATTCTCACGAGAATGTTAAAAATTGTGCTTGTATCTTTAAAGAAGAAATCATTTGTTTTTATGAGAGCAAGGAAGAATTAGACTTTAAAAACTTTTTAAAAGAAAAGCTTCCTGCTTATATGATACCTAAGAAATTTATTAAAATAGACTATTTTGCCTTAAATGCAAATGGTAAGATTGATAGGAAGATTTTAAGTGGAATGGTTTGA
- a CDS encoding MATE family efflux transporter, protein MASKQLSLKHLSMPILLEMFLRYFSLIINTIMVSQYSNFLVGAMGAGNQVADLFIIIFSFLSVGCSVVIAQALGAKDYALARKAIHQSLFLNAMLGFVCGSLILWHGEFLLYLLQIPNELLKDSEIYLHMLGICLFFDAVGIVLAAIVRVYNMAYWVMFATLLMNIVIFIGNFYVLHFTKLELFGVGLSNILGRLVAFSMLVAILSFKLKIYLNFKEMISLEKAVLKKILNIGGFAAGENLIWFIQYTIAFAFVASLGKENLSVQTIYFQISLLIMLVGQAISVANEIIIGKLVGAKYLNVAYKHTWIALYFSVMASAFVALLNFVLQDFTMGVVKLEENLKELMIPLFTLSIFLEISRTFNIVMVNSLRASGDARFPFFSGVVFMLGVSLPVGYVLCFYVGLGILGVWIGFCADEFLRGIVNSYRWKSKKWQGKAVV, encoded by the coding sequence ATGGCTAGCAAACAACTTTCACTCAAACATCTTAGTATGCCTATATTACTTGAAATGTTTTTAAGATATTTTTCTTTGATTATTAATACTATTATGGTTTCGCAATATTCTAATTTTTTGGTTGGAGCTATGGGTGCTGGTAATCAAGTTGCAGATTTATTTATCATCATTTTTAGCTTTTTAAGTGTGGGTTGTAGCGTAGTAATTGCTCAAGCTTTGGGAGCGAAAGATTATGCTCTAGCTAGAAAAGCGATTCATCAAAGTTTATTTTTAAATGCTATGCTTGGCTTTGTGTGTGGAAGTTTGATTTTATGGCATGGAGAATTTTTACTTTATCTTTTGCAAATTCCAAATGAACTTTTAAAAGACAGCGAAATTTACCTACATATGCTTGGAATTTGTTTATTTTTTGATGCTGTTGGTATAGTTTTAGCAGCAATTGTTAGGGTTTATAATATGGCTTATTGGGTTATGTTTGCAACCTTATTGATGAATATAGTAATATTCATAGGCAATTTTTATGTATTGCATTTTACTAAATTAGAACTTTTTGGAGTAGGGCTTAGTAATATACTTGGGCGCTTGGTAGCATTTAGTATGCTTGTAGCAATACTTAGTTTTAAGCTTAAAATTTATCTTAACTTTAAAGAGATGATAAGTCTTGAAAAAGCTGTGCTTAAAAAGATTTTAAATATTGGTGGTTTTGCGGCTGGAGAAAATTTAATTTGGTTTATACAATACACCATAGCCTTTGCTTTTGTAGCAAGTTTAGGTAAAGAAAATTTAAGTGTTCAAACGATTTATTTTCAAATTTCTTTGCTTATTATGCTAGTAGGACAAGCAATAAGCGTAGCAAATGAAATTATCATAGGTAAATTAGTCGGTGCAAAATATTTAAATGTAGCTTATAAACATACTTGGATAGCTTTGTATTTTAGTGTAATGGCAAGTGCTTTTGTAGCTTTATTAAATTTTGTTTTACAAGATTTTACTATGGGTGTAGTGAAGCTTGAAGAAAATTTAAAGGAACTTATGATACCACTTTTTACTCTTTCTATTTTTTTAGAAATTTCAAGAACATTTAATATAGTTATGGTGAATTCTTTAAGAGCAAGCGGTGATGCGAGATTTCCATTTTTTAGCGGAGTGGTATTTATGCTTGGAGTTTCACTACCTGTAGGTTATGTGCTTTGTTTTTATGTTGGGCTTGGAATTTTAGGTGTTTGGATAGGTTTTTGTGCAGATGAGTTTTTGCGTGGTATTGTAAATTCATATAGATGGAAAAGTAAAAAATGGCAAGGCAAGGCAGTAGTATAA
- a CDS encoding M48 family metallopeptidase, producing the protein MARQGSSIKGILEFKEFRFTFEKKKLKYLRLRIDRDLSFKLSIPLYYEKQDVLRFLEKNENWIRAKEKEISSKRVVLANDELFFLGKRYCLVLNENCKKVLIKKDKIFAKDQKALDFFLKHSARVIFEFLIRKWQFAFEKKVQRICIKEMVSRWGSCNHQKGYINLNLKLMQKPIKAIEYVILHELTHLIYPHHQKEFYDFLYSLMPDYKERELSLKNLIL; encoded by the coding sequence ATGGCAAGGCAAGGCAGTAGTATAAAAGGAATTTTAGAATTTAAAGAATTCCGTTTTACTTTTGAAAAGAAAAAACTCAAATATTTAAGACTTAGGATAGATAGAGATTTGAGTTTTAAGCTTAGTATTCCATTATATTATGAGAAGCAAGATGTTTTAAGATTTTTAGAAAAAAATGAAAATTGGATAAGAGCAAAAGAAAAGGAAATTTCATCAAAGCGAGTTGTTTTAGCTAACGATGAGTTATTTTTTTTGGGAAAAAGATATTGTTTGGTTTTGAATGAGAATTGCAAGAAAGTTTTAATAAAAAAAGATAAAATTTTTGCAAAAGACCAAAAAGCTTTAGATTTTTTTCTAAAACATAGCGCTAGAGTGATTTTTGAGTTTCTTATTCGTAAGTGGCAATTTGCCTTTGAAAAAAAAGTACAAAGAATTTGCATAAAAGAAATGGTTTCAAGATGGGGTTCGTGTAATCATCAAAAAGGCTATATAAATTTAAATTTAAAACTTATGCAAAAGCCCATTAAAGCTATAGAATATGTGATTTTACACGAACTTACACACTTAATCTATCCTCATCATCAAAAGGAATTTTATGATTTTTTGTATAGTTTAATGCCTGATTATAAAGAAAGAGAATTAAGTCTTAAAAATTTAATCTTATAG
- the pepE gene encoding dipeptidase PepE, with protein sequence MKRRSMLKVGALGLAAMLFSGVALNAKSNDAINFPKDKQKALLLSSSGYKDTGYLNHALPWLKEFVEKNNLKGKKVAFIPYAGVRKTYEQYEAQVAKALESLGLQIVSVHRGNAVDIVKSADAIFVGGGNTFELVNQLYNNNLVELIAKRVSEGVPYVGWSAGSNVAGATMKTTNDMPIVEPKSFNTFNIFPHQINPHFISGKPVGHNGESREERLEEFLIVNPKTIVYALPEGVALLIDGKKAKVLGMDKNAPLLKLENKKEIQKISIGSEFNYQ encoded by the coding sequence ATGAAAAGAAGAAGTATGTTAAAAGTAGGTGCTCTTGGTTTAGCTGCTATGCTTTTTAGTGGAGTTGCTTTAAATGCAAAGTCAAATGATGCAATTAATTTTCCAAAAGATAAACAAAAAGCATTATTACTTTCAAGCTCTGGCTATAAAGATACAGGTTATTTAAACCACGCATTACCTTGGCTTAAAGAATTTGTTGAAAAAAACAATCTTAAAGGTAAAAAAGTAGCTTTTATACCTTATGCTGGTGTTAGAAAAACTTATGAGCAATATGAAGCTCAAGTTGCCAAAGCTTTAGAAAGCTTAGGACTTCAGATAGTTAGCGTGCATAGGGGAAATGCTGTTGATATTGTTAAAAGTGCTGATGCGATTTTTGTAGGCGGTGGAAACACTTTTGAACTAGTAAATCAACTTTACAATAACAACCTAGTGGAATTAATTGCAAAAAGAGTAAGTGAAGGTGTGCCTTATGTTGGTTGGTCAGCAGGTTCAAATGTAGCTGGTGCCACTATGAAAACAACTAATGATATGCCTATAGTAGAACCAAAATCATTCAATACATTTAATATTTTCCCTCACCAAATCAATCCTCATTTTATATCAGGAAAACCAGTAGGACATAATGGTGAAAGCCGTGAAGAAAGATTAGAAGAATTTTTAATAGTAAATCCTAAAACTATCGTTTATGCTTTACCTGAAGGTGTTGCGTTGTTAATTGATGGTAAAAAAGCCAAAGTTTTAGGTATGGATAAAAATGCTCCACTTTTAAAACTTGAAAACAAAAAAGAAATTCAAAAAATCTCTATAGGTTCTGAATTTAACTACCAATAA
- a CDS encoding GNAT family N-acetyltransferase — MEWFEKLNQDFGDFTIHNCYEYKNIFLKKVTIDNYFLQQENGNFFVYDKKLLFYFINEIKQYNIKPSFVRLIGNQEKYFEKHNYFLKLNNFECFQIFKQMSLRNENLTPIQFEFIKKPTIDETIECYNFLNDIFKYNFNLFYQKNNFKKYINNILCYKEDNKICGVLLYTNVLNNTILDYIAIKPDLKHNNIAYALLNHFFIENKNAKFYKLYVDINNTKAINFYKKSNFTFNKIELRFYRNFYDF; from the coding sequence GTGGAATGGTTTGAAAAATTGAATCAAGATTTTGGAGATTTTACCATTCACAATTGCTATGAATATAAAAATATCTTTCTAAAAAAAGTAACAATCGATAATTATTTTCTACAACAAGAAAATGGTAATTTCTTTGTTTACGATAAAAAACTTTTATTTTATTTTATCAATGAAATAAAACAATATAATATAAAACCATCTTTTGTTAGACTTATCGGAAATCAAGAAAAATATTTTGAAAAACATAATTATTTTCTAAAGCTCAATAATTTTGAATGTTTTCAAATATTTAAACAAATGAGTCTTAGAAATGAAAATTTAACACCTATTCAATTTGAATTCATAAAAAAACCGACTATAGATGAAACAATAGAATGTTATAATTTTTTAAATGATATTTTTAAATACAACTTTAACCTTTTTTATCAAAAAAATAATTTTAAAAAATATATCAACAATATTTTATGTTACAAAGAAGATAATAAAATATGTGGTGTTTTATTGTATACTAATGTTTTAAATAACACAATTTTAGACTATATTGCTATAAAACCTGATTTAAAACACAACAATATAGCCTATGCATTACTAAATCATTTTTTTATAGAAAATAAAAACGCAAAATTTTACAAATTATATGTTGATATTAACAACACGAAAGCAATAAATTTTTACAAAAAATCAAATTTTACTTTTAATAAAATAGAACTTAGATTTTACAGGAATTTCTATGACTTTTAA
- a CDS encoding formyltransferase family protein produces MTFKEIYLIGEGRVAKECSKIATYFLKKEIIFISQKDKSKLDIFFTKIQNYFIISVNNFYIFKRECVESNFIINYHNSLLLKYKGRNAHIWAIWEDEIVTGITWHKVDHNIDTEDIILQKEIKINKSFTAIKLLQIQQNLAINSFRECLANVKNLILNPKLILYPWGGGFIK; encoded by the coding sequence ATGACTTTTAAAGAAATTTATTTAATAGGAGAAGGAAGAGTAGCTAAGGAATGCTCAAAAATAGCTACTTATTTTTTAAAAAAAGAAATTATATTTATTTCTCAAAAAGATAAATCAAAACTCGATATTTTTTTTACTAAAATACAAAATTATTTCATCATAAGCGTCAATAATTTTTATATTTTTAAAAGAGAATGCGTAGAATCAAATTTCATCATCAACTATCATAACTCCTTGCTTCTAAAATACAAAGGAAGAAATGCTCATATATGGGCTATATGGGAAGATGAGATAGTAACTGGCATCACTTGGCATAAAGTAGATCACAATATAGACACCGAAGACATCATTTTACAAAAAGAAATCAAAATTAACAAATCTTTTACAGCTATAAAACTACTCCAAATACAGCAGAATTTAGCCATTAATTCTTTTAGAGAATGTTTAGCAAATGTGAAAAATCTTATCCTCAATCCAAAATTAATTCTATATCCATGGGGAGGGGGATTTATAAAATGA